In Populus alba chromosome 1, ASM523922v2, whole genome shotgun sequence, a single window of DNA contains:
- the LOC118038657 gene encoding protein ENHANCED DISEASE RESISTANCE 2, with protein MSKVIYEGWMVRYGRRKIGRSFIHMRYFVLEPTLLAYYKKKPEDNQVPIKTLLIDGNCRVEDRGLKTQHGHMVYVLSVYNKKDKYNRITMAAFNIQEQLMWKGKIEFVIDQHQESQVPNGNKYASFEYKSGMDNGRTASSSDCEIQFIAQEDEDDSHTNMLRRTTIGNGPPASVFDWTQEFDSDLTNQNANNQAFSRKHWRLLQCQNGLRIFEELLEVEYLPRSCSRAMKAVGVVEASCEEIFELIMSMDAKRFEWDCSFQHGSLVEEVDGHTAILYHRLQLDWFPIFVWPRDLCYVRYWRRNDDGSYVVLFRSRVHEKCDPQPGYVRAHIESGGFIISPLKPCNEKPRTQVQHLMQIDLKGWGVGYVSSFQQHCLLQMLNSVAGLRELFSQTDERGAPPRIAVMANMASASAPSKKNVKLPESSVHPTPPLDQINAASRHSVMDEDTDDDEEFPIAEEEQEAFRAKHENDAKRTALEEEPVDQIDLSCFSGNLRRDDRDNARDCWRISDGNNFRVRSRRFCFDKSKVPAGKHLMDLVAVDWFKDTKRMDHVARRQGCAAQVASEKGLFSVVFNLQVPGSTHYSMVFYFVTKELVPGSLLQRFVDGDDEFRNSRFKLIPSVPKGSWIVRQSVGSTPCLLGKAVDCNYIRGPKYLEVDVDIGSSTVANGVLGLVIGVITTLVVDMAFLVQANTTEELPERLIGAVRVSHIELSSAIVPKLDPDPS; from the exons atgtcgaaAGTGATATACGAAGGGTGGATGGTGAGGTATGGAAGGAGGAAGATCGGGAGATCGTTTATTCACATGAGGTATTTCGTTTTGGAGCCTACGCTTCTCGCTTATTACAAGAAGAAACCAGAAGATAATCAG gTACCAATCAAAACCTTGTTGATTGATGGGAATTGTCGAGTAGAGGATCGAGGCCTGAAGACTCAGCATGGACAT ATGGTTTATGTTCTATCTGTTTATAACAAGAAAGACAAGTATAATCGAATCACA ATGGCAGCATTTAACATCCAGGAACAATTGATGTGGAAgggaaaaattgaatttgtaatTGATCAG CATCAGGAGTCCCAAGTTCCCAATGGTAACAAATATGCCTCATTCGAATACAAATCTGGGATGGATAATGGGAGGACTGCTTCTTCATCAGATTGTGAAATTCA GTTCATTGCACAGGAGGATGAAGATGACAGTCATACAAATATGTTGCGGAGAACAACCATTGGAAATG GTCCACCTGCCTCAGTATTTGACTGGACACAAGAATTCGATTCAGATTTGACAAACCAGAATGCCAACAACCAAGCATTCTCTAGAAAGCATTGGCGCCTTTTACAGTGTCAAAAtg GACTCCGCATTTTTGAAGAGCTGCTTGAAGTCGAGTACCTT CCAAGGAGCTGTAGTCGAGCAATGAAGGCTGTAGGTGTTGTTGAGGCTAGCTGTGAAGAAATATTTGAACTTATAATGAGCATGGATGCTAAACGGTTTGA GTGGGATTGCAGCTTCCAGCATGGTAGTTTAGTTGAAGAGGTGGATGGACATACAGCAATTCTCTATCATCGACTTCAGCTGGACTGGTTTCCTAT ATTTGTGTGGCCGCGTGACCTTTGCTATGTGAGATATTGGCGGCGAAATGATGACGGTAGCTATG TTGTGCTATTTCGTTCTAGAGTGCATGAGAAATGTGATCCACAACCAGGTTATGTGCGGGCCCATATCGAGA GTGGAGGTTTCATTATTTCCCCTTTGAAACCTTGTAATGAGAAACCCAGAACACAGGTGCAGCACCTTATGCAGATTGATCTAAAAGGATGGGGTGTGGGTTATGTTTCATCATTTCAGCAACATTGTCTTCTTCAGATGTTAAATAGTGTTGCTG GACTACGTGAATTGTTTTCCCAAACAGATGAGAGAGGTGCCCCTCCAAGAATTGCTGTTATGGCCAATATGGCATCAGCTTCTGCTCCATCAAAGAAAAATGTAAAGCTGCCAGAATCTTCTGTTCATCCTACTCCACCTCTTGATCAGATAAATGCTGCTAGCAGACACTCTGTAATGGACGAAGACACcgatgatgatgaagaatttCCAATAGCTGAAGAAGAACAAGAG GCTTTCCGAGCCAAGCATGAGAATGATGCAAAGAGAACAG CCTTGGAAGAAGAACCAGTTGATCAAATTGATTTATCCTGTTTTTCGGGTAATCTACGCCGTGATGACCGTGACAATGCCCGTGACTGCTGGCGAATATCTGATGGAAACAACTTCAGAGTTCGTAGTAGGCGATTTTGTTTTGACAAATCAAAG GTCCCTGCAGGAAAACATTTAATGGATCTTGTTGCTGTTGATTGGTTCAAAGATACAAAAAGAATGGATCATGTTGCCAGGCGTCAAGGATGTGCTGCACAA GTTGCTTCAGAGAAAGGGCTTTTCTCTGTGGTTTTTAATCTGCAA GTACCTGGTTCAACACACTACAGTATGGTATTTTATTTCGTGACAAAGGAATTAGTACCTGGATCTCTCTTGCAACGGTTTGTCGATGGTGACGACGAATTCCGCAACAGTAGGTTTAAGCTTATTCCATCAGTTCCCAAG GGTTCATGGATTGTGCGGCAGAGTGTTGGAAGCACCCCGTGCTTATTGGGAAAAGCAGTTGATTGCAACTATATCCGTGGTCCTAAGTACCTAGAG GTTGATGTTGATATTGGTTCTTCTACTGTTGCAAATGGAGTCTTGGGACTTGTAATTGGTGTAATTACAACATTGGTGGTTGACATGGCTTTCCTTGTACAG GCTAATACTACAGAAGAGTTGCCAGAGAGGTTGATAGGTGCCGTCCGTGTTTCTCATATAGAGCTCTCATCTGCTATCGTTCCTAAACTGGATCCAGATCCCTCGTGA
- the LOC118038669 gene encoding probable UDP-glucosyl transferase 73B6, whose product MTQEIWVVPFFGQGHLLPSMELCKHVASRNFRTTLIIPSNFSSAVPTSIHQYPLLEIAELPSSPPSLQQHPGPDPLLPPHKHHNQMAQNLENLISTRSQNPVSRQPACVIVDVMMSWTAEVFAKFEVPTIGFFTSGACSAAMEYAMWKAHVDDLKPGEIRLLQGLPEEMALTHSDLKSRPRGPPGGRGGPPGLGGPPGPMGGFPGPPGDVGPSKMMGPPKPGAPPPWLEEVKGSIAYMINTCDDLEHPFIQYLVDQVKKPVWDIGPLLPELYWKSAGSLLHDHEIRTSRRSNVTEEEVVAWLDSKPPGSAVYVSFGSEVGLEMEENQHLANALEASNRPFIWVIQPGPGRPGPPPGFPSADTEEDHFPRDLDKRVGQRGMIIRGWAPQLLILSHPSVGGFLSHCGWNSTMEALGRGIPILAWPIRGDQDYNAKLIAKHLKVGCMISDDFSQSIKKDDIIKGIESLMRDEDVKKRAALLSARFKHGFPASSVDSLDAFRDFINQKVSRLSSAT is encoded by the coding sequence ATGACTCAAGAGATATGGGTTGTTCCATTTTTTGGGCAGGGCCATCTCCTGCCAAGTATGGAACTTTGCAAACACGTGGCATCAAGAAACTTCAGAACCACCCTTATCATTCCCTCTAACTTCTCCTCCGCTGTCCCCACCTCTATTCACCAATATCCACTTCTTGAAATAGCTGAATTACCCTCTTCTCCACCATCTTTGCAGCAGCATCCAGGACCCGACCCGCTTCTCCCTCCCCATAAGCATCACAACCAGATGGCACAAAACCTTGAAAACCTCATTTCAACCCGATCACAGAACCCGGTGTCAAGACAACCCGCTTGTGTTATTGTTGATGTTATGATGAGCTGGACTGCTGAAGTTTTTGCAAAGTTTGAGGTTCCAACCATTGGGTTTTTCACATCTGGTGCGTGCTCGGCAGCCATGGAGTATGCCATGTGGAAGGCCCACGTGGATGACTTGAAGCCTGGGGAGATCCGTTTACTTCAAGGTTTACCGGAGGAAATGGCTCTTACACACTCCGACCTTAAAAGTAGGCCCCGCGGGCCTCCGGGTGGTAGAGGTGGTCCACCTGGCTTGGGCGGACCACCCGGTCCAATGGGTGGTTTTCCTGGACCACCAGGTGATGTGGGCCCATCTAAAATGATGGGTCCACCGAAACCCGGTGCGCCACCACCATGGTTGGAGGAAGTGAAGGGCTCGATTGCATATATGATCAATACATGTGATGATCTTGAGCATCCATTTATTCAGTATCTAGTTGATCAAGTTAAGAAACCAGTTTGGGATATTGGTCCGTTATTACCCGAGCTATATTGGAAATCGGCTGGTTCACTTCTTCATGACCACGAAATTCGAACCAGCCGGCGGTCTAATGTCACCGAAGAGGAAGTGGTAGCATGGTTGGATTCAAAACCACCTGGTTCGGCAGTATATGTGTCATTCGGTAGCGAAGTGGGTCTTGAAATGGAGGAGAATCAGCATTTGGCAAACGCACTGGAAGCATCAAACCGGCCATTTATTTGGGTGATCCAACCTGGTCCGGGCAGACCAGGTCCACCACCAGGATTCCCGAGTGCTGATACTGAAGAAGATCATTTTCCTCGTGATCTAGACAAGAGAGTAGGTCAAAGAGGCATGATAATACGTGGATGGGCACCACAACTGCTGATACTAAGCCACCCATCAGTCGGTGGATTTTTATCGCATTGTGGATGGAATTCCACCATGGAAGCTCTTGGACGTGGTATCCCAATCTTAGCATGGCCTATCAGAGGTGACCAAGACTACAATGCCAAACTGATAGCGAAGCATCTCAAGGTCGGGTGCATGATTTCTGATGATTTCTCACAATCGATCAAGAAAGATGATATAATCAAGGGAATAGAGAGTCTAATGAGAGACGAAGATGTCAAGAAGAGAGCAGCTCTGCTTAGTGCTAGATTTAAGCATGGGTTTCCAGCGAGTTCAGTGGATTCTCTAGATGCCTTCAGAGATTTCATAAACCAGAAGGTCAGTCGTTTGAGCTCAGCAACTTGA